The proteins below are encoded in one region of Drosophila santomea strain STO CAGO 1482 chromosome 2R, Prin_Dsan_1.1, whole genome shotgun sequence:
- the LOC120444691 gene encoding general odorant-binding protein 56h, with protein MKYTLFCVALAALMSMGQCNPDFRQIMQQCMETNQMTEADLKEFMASGMQSNAKENLKCYTKCLMEKQGHLTNGQFNAQAMLDTLKNVPQIKDKMDEIASGVNACKDIKGSNDCDTAFKVTMCLKEHKAIPGHH; from the exons ATGAAGTACACTCTTTTCTGTGTTGCACTGGCTGCTCTTATGTCCATGGGACAG TGCAATCCGGACTTTCGCCAAATAATGCAGCAGTGCATGGAGACCAACCAAATGACCGAGGCCGATCTCAAGGAGTTCATGGCCAGCGGAATGCAGAGCAATGCCAAGGAGAACCTCAAGTGCTACACAAAGTGCCTGATGGAGAAGCAGGGCCATCTCACCAATGGCCAGTTCAATGCCCAGGCTATGCTCGACACCCTCAAGAATGTGCCCCAGATCAAGGACAAAATGGACGAGATTGCCTCGGGAGTGAATGCCTGCAAGGACATCAAGGGCAGCAACGATTGCGACACCGCCTTCAAGGTGACCATGTGCCTGAAGGAGCACAAGGCCATTCCCGGACATCACTAA